Proteins found in one Ptychodera flava strain L36383 chromosome 16, AS_Pfla_20210202, whole genome shotgun sequence genomic segment:
- the LOC139114014 gene encoding melatonin receptor type 1A-like, with protein MAGPHDSGLAVIVAETILYSTIAFLIISTNLLNIAVLSRNKILSIGGRCFMMSLAVADLGVGLLFVTKKKAMVVTLLAWIVLTLYAIVLGLIDGNFYRYNPNTYLCTPFYDRRQVVLVSLITLWIIPFGLIIFTYTRILVFLRNRRRHVGNEVVRHDKRDNYLEDPESIESENS; from the exons ATGGCTGGCCCGCACGACTCCGGTCTTGCCGTAATCGTCGCAGAAACGATTTTATATTCTACCATCGCCTTCCTAATTATCAGCACTAACTTGTTGAACATTGCTGTGCTCAGCAGAAACAAGATTTTATCAATCGGAGGTCGCTGCTTCATGATGTCACTAGCAGTTGCTGATCTTGGAGTGGGATTGCTGTTCG TGACGAAGAAGAAAGCAATGGTTGTGACTCTTCTAGCGTGGATTGTGTTGACGTTGTACGCAATCGTTCTTGGATTGATCGACGGTAACTTCTACAGATACAATCCTAACACCTACTTATGTACGCCATTCTACGACAGGCGACAAGTGGTGCTCGTCTCTTTGATTACCCTATGGATTATCCCATTTGGACTTATCATTTTCACCTACACTCGGATTCTTGTCTTTCTGAGGAACCGCCGCAGACATGTTGGCAATGAAGTGGTCCGCCATGACAAGCGTGACAACTATCTAG